Part of the Bradyrhizobium diazoefficiens genome, TTGTCGCCAAGCTCTGCCTGGGAGATCTTCTGCTCGACGCGCCGCAGACGAATCCGCTTACCTAATTCCATGTCCGGCTTACCGGCACTGCGTTGCTTCATCTTCTTTGCTGCAGGTCTGTTCATTCTGGTGACCGTCCTCAATAAGAGATCCCTGGCCGGTTTAGTCAGGGACTCGTCCATGATGTACCGCGTTAAAGCTCGGATGGTATCCAAGCGCATTCGCGTAGCCGATGCATCTTAGTACCGACTACCTAAAGTCGATCGCGCCAAGGTGCCTGCTGACACCTGCCTTCCACATTTGGCAAAATATTGGCCGGACCACAACTAGCGCGAGCTTAGTCGTCATGAATTATAGCCATATGCTTACTCGCGGTGCAGCCTCATTCCCGTATTTCAACGGAAGGCTCCAATATATTGAGGGTGTCGTCGTCGGTACAACCGTGGCTAGTGTCCATTGGGAGATGATCAGATAGGTTATTTTCCGAGCCGACTGGTCGATCAGCGAACGTTTCGCGCTGCCGTCGGCGCATGCTGCGGTCGCTTGCCGTTTTGCCGGCGCTGTAGGCTGCGCGTCATCAGGAAGATTTCCGTCATGCGCGATCGGGATGCGGCGCGTGCATAGGCCACCACACAGGCCGCAAGCCAGCCCTCGTCAACGCGGCCTGGCTTGCCTCCAGCGTTCAGATCGGTGCGACGCACCTGACGGCGGCCAGCGGCACGACGATCGGCCTTTTAGGCAATGGGCGAGCACGATGTCCGCAAGCCAGAAGGCAAGTGGTTCGCTTGCGGGCACGAAGCGCATGCTTTATCGCCGCGATCTCGGGGATCACCGGGTTCTTGGTCATCACCGTCGCGGCGTAGATATCTCCGCCCTGCTTGTTAGTCGGCAGGTCGCTCAGAGACTGGCATTCCGATTTTCGAGCCTCGGCGCTCCTCCTGACGGTGGCCTAACCGTTCGGACGGACCGCGACCCAGCTTCAGCTTCAACTGTGCCAGGTCGATAAATTCGTCCGCCTGCCGCCGAAGTTCGTCGGCGATCATTGGCGGCTGGTTTGCAATCGTGGACACAACAGTCACCCGTACGCCGCGCCGCTGCACAGCCTCGACGAGGGAGCGGAAATCGCCGTCGCCCGAGAACAGGACCATCTGATCGATATGCTTGGCAAGCTCCATGGCATCGACCGCAAGCTCGATGTCCATATTGCCCTTGACCTTGCGG contains:
- a CDS encoding NYN domain-containing protein gives rise to the protein MSGGGGQTPTSPSDKIALFIDGANLNATCKALSFDIDYKRLLKEFQNRSTLLRAFYYTTVIEDQECSSIRPLVDWLDYNGYTVVTKPTKEFVDASGRRKVKGNMDIELAVDAMELAKHIDQMVLFSGDGDFRSLVEAVQRRGVRVTVVSTIANQPPMIADELRRQADEFIDLAQLKLKLGRGPSERLGHRQEERRGSKIGMPVSERPAD